TTCAATCTTAACATAAGAAGCAAGTTTTTCAACTTTTCCCTCAATACGGTCTAATTGTTGGCCAATAAAATGCAAAGAGTTATtgtcaaaattattttgttcaacAATCTTCTTTGTTTCAACAGAAGTAGAAACATTAAGACTAACAACTGGAATTTTAAAAGAAGCCTTAACCTCTGCTCCTTAATGGTTAATAGTCGTCTCAAGAGGTGGATGGCTTGACTGAACAAAATCGATTTTGacaaaattgtttttttcaCCATATTTAAAGTattcttagaaatattttttgataaataatagtttttaacaaaatcaaaaaataatatatgttttctcatatcatgcattttttcttttcatttccttttaaccaatagtttttctttttcatcaaaaATAGCATgatagcattttctttttttctttgtttttaatagaaatatacTTTGTATATAAAGAAgttaaatcaatttcaaaagctCTATTTATAATTGATAACTGGTTGTGAATAATAGGAGTAGCAAAATCAGAAGCAGTAGGAGACATAGAAGAGgtctcttattcttctttttctttaacaacttaatatttttttagataaatatgcATTTTTAGTAGTATAATAAGTCGTGCTAACGTTGGAGGCATTACTAGCAATTCCTTTTAGCTTTACATTAGGCGTAACAGTACTTTCTGAAAATCATTGAGATCTTAATCTCTCATTACTAGATTTTCTGAAGTAGTAGATACAACTAGATAATTTATTCTTTGATTGATCAATAGAGGCTTATCAACCTTAGTatcaaaacttattttaacagTTCCATCATGATATTGCTGACTATAATCAAGATTAATCTCACCAGAAACAAACTTAACAAACTGAGATTCATGTTCCAATAaccattcattaggaagagtGATATCTCTCCAATGAATCATTTTTGAAATTTCGATCTTAGCATCAAGAGTAAAACTTTGAATTAGCAAAGTTTTATCAATTGAGTTTTTTAAAACAGCTTTaggatttaaattagttttcaatactttgtaataaatatgataaaaagtgATAATGAGTTTACTCCCTTCATCAATATCATAACTAGatgtcaaaatatttaaagttaaacAAGGATACTAGGATCATCCAAAGTAAGAGTTAAATcagaaaaacaatcaaaatgtacaaaatcattaaacaaaGATGACTAAATCATACCGACTATAttagtttcaaatttcttgaCTCTAGCTTCACTTAAACACAAAGCCACAGAATAATGAATTCCCTTGTGGGTAAGAGGCTTAACGACAACTTGAACCAAgctgatatatataaatatatatatatatatttatatttatatatatatatgcatgaactTATAacctttaataaaaaaatcatggatAGATTTTCGGTTAAACAAGCAACATTTTCATGGGTTTTGAAAATAGCATAAGTCTGTTCAACAGTCTTAACATTAAACTCAGTCTTAAAGGAAGACTGAATCCAACTAATTTATCAATAGCCTTAGCATCAATCTTTTGGAATACTCCATTTATTGAAATCAGGACAATCAAATTCTTCAACAGGATAGTCTTCCCCATTAATAATATCAATAGGTAAACTAGATCTGAATCTAACAGAAGAATTGGATCTAAACATTCTATTTATCTTAAATCCGTCCAAAATCCTAAGGTTAACACTCACTTATCATATTTTCAGCCATAGTTCGTAACACATACCTTAACCAACCCTCTACTTCTCTTGCCCTAACGCTCTCTCTGGCTTGATGGGCCTCATTGTTCAGTTATGGGAATACATTTTACCTTATAAGGTGATGCCAATGGAGACAAGAAATAGACACAACAAAGTAAGTGATAAGAATAGGAGAATAGAAGATTGGTCAATGAACAAAAAGAGTTGAAACAATAATctataacatacatacatacatacatatacacacacatacgaTTATGGATTTGTGGAAATGCATCGGTTCTTCCAAAATGAGGCGCAATCGATGGCAACATTTTGGGTAATTTGCATTTTCATTCTAGAATTcctttttttatccaaatttttAAACTTGCATCCTCACAGTTGAGTTTAAGATtcactttacatatatataaagaccAAATACCGATCACCAATAGTCTTTTATCACTCAATTATCCCATTCCAATGAGCTCACAACTTATTGACATTTACAGCTGATCTCAAGAGTGATGATGTTGAAGTTGCTACTAAAAACAAGGGGGTGGAGAGTGACAGGAAGGATGGGATGAGGGAGGAACAGACAAAAAAGAGGGGAGAGTGGAAGAGAAAGGCTAGAGCTAAAGGAAAGCAAATTGGGCTTGTTTCTCTGGAATCTGTTCAGAAGAAAAGAAGGGGTGATGATCATGTGGAAGAGGAGAGGGaaagctcaagaaaaaaagggagATGGGTCAGGGAAGGAGTCTTGGATGTTGTGGCGGTGGCTGAGTCTCAGCCCCGCCAATCATTATGAAAATCTTTAATTGGAACTGTTGAGGGTTGTGAAACTCTCGAACAGTTCAAGATCTCTGCAATATGGCAGAGAAAAATAAACCCAACTTAGTTTTTATAATGGAAACTAAGTCTATGAAAAACAGATtggattctataaaaataaggTTACATATGGATggttgttttgttgttgaagcaATGAGGAGAGGAGGGGGATTGGTTCTGTTTTGGGACTCAAAGGTGAGGGTGGAATTAGCAAATTACTCTCAAAGGCACATTAATGTGAGGATAGAGGATGAAGGGGAGAAGGGATGGTTGTTAACTTGTTTCTATGGGCATCCTGAAACTACAAAAAGAAAGGATTCATGGCAGCTACTAAAATCTTTTAAACCAGTAGGTGATGGAGGGTGGTGTATAGTGGGGGACTTCAATGAAATTCTTACTAATGATGAgaaatggggggggggggggtgggggaagAGAAAGGCCAGAAAATCAAATGGAGCAATTCAGGTCAGTCATGCATGAAGGTAATCTATATGATTTGGGTTGGAAATGGGAAAAATTCACTTGGAGTAATTCTCATGGGGATGATTCTTTTACCAAGGAAAGACTGGATAGGGCAATGACTAATTCAGTATGGTCCACTCTTTACAAAGATACATGGGTGGAGGTGTTGGCAGCAAGAACATCAGATCATAAACCCCTATTGATGCACATCCTGAAGCTGAAAGGTAAGAGGTGGGAAAGGAAGAGATGGTTCAAGTATGAGGCAGGTTGGGCACTAGAAGAAGAATGTGAGAGGATCATAAAGGAAGTATGGGAAAAGAAAGTAACAGCAGCCCCTCAAGCAAGCTCTGTGATGGGTTTATTATAGAAAAGTGGTGTAGCTCTAcagagatggaaaaaaaaaaagaataagctAGTAGGTGATAAGGAGATAGAAGTTAATACTAAACTGCTATAGAGATTACAAAGTGAGGAAAATGGCAGTAACATCAGTGAGATAAGAAGGGTAAAAGAAAAGCTGAACCTACTTTTGGAAATGGAAGACcttaaatggaaacaaagggctaaATGCAATTGGTATAAGCATGGGGATaagaatacaaaatatttccatgcttgtgccaaccaaagaaggaaaaagaattttattagCTTAGTGTATGATGAAGACAACAGAAGAATGGAGGGTTTTTCAGATGTTGAAGCAACTTTTAGAGgttattttgaaagtttgtttCAGTCCTCAGCACCTAGCATGGAAGACATAGAGGAATGTTTGGTTGGGATGGAAGCAAAGGTTTCAACTGAAATGAATGACTCATTGATGAAAGGTTTCTCTAGAGTAGAGGTGGAAGAGGCTTTAATGCAAATGGCACCTTTAAAAGCTCAtggtcctgatggttttggacCATGTTTTTATCAGAATCACTGGGAAGTTGTTTCGGAGGAAGTGTATCAAGCTGCTCTATCAATCCTAAATGGTAATTCCATGGATCTATCTATAAACTATACCCATATAGCCTTAATTCCAAAGTGCAAAGAGCCTAAAAAGTAAGTGAGTATAGACGAATAAGCCTTTGCAACGTAATgtataaaatagtttctaaaactTAGGCTTAAAAAGGTGCTTTCTGTTATAATTTCTCATACtcaaagtgtttttctgtcaggAAGATTGATTAATGACAACATTATGGTGGCTTATGAATTGTGACATTCTATGAAATCCAGAAAGAGGGGGAAGGTGGGTAACATGGCTATTAAGTTAGACATGTCAAAAGTGTATGATCGAGTAGAATGAGTCTTTTTAGAGGCTGTGATGAAGAGATTGGGTTTCAATGAGAAATGGGTGGAGTTGATAATGGGATGTGTGAAGTCTGTTTCCTTCTCAATGCTCATTAATGGCCTTCATGGTCATAAATTCTTGTCTAAAAGGGGTCTAAGACAGGGTGACCCTTTGTCACCTTATCTTTTCATTATTTGTGCTGAAGGTTTGAGTAACCTTctgaatttttatgaaaaccacttgttatttgcagatgattgcaTCCTTTTTCGAAGAGCTAAGTTAGAAGAGTGGCATAGGATTCAAGAGGTGTTAAAAAAGTATGAGAAAGCCTCAGGGCAATTCCTCAATAAGGAGAAGACTTCTTTATTCTTTAGCAGCAACACTAGGGAAGGGGATAGTGGAAGCTAGAAATTCTATAGCCTATGGCAGCTATGAGAAGTATTTGGGTCTTCCTACCCTTGTGGGAAGATCAAAATTCAATACATTCAGATTTTTAAAGGAGAGAATATGGCAGAAAAATTCAAGTTGCAAAAACAATTTCCTTTCCTAGGCTAGGAAAGAAATTCTTATTAAAGCTGTTCTCCAGGCCATTCCAACCTACACTGTTAGTTTTTAAACTCCCTAAAAAGCTTTGCCTTGATATTAACATGTTGTTTTCAAGATTCTAGTGGGGTAAATAGCAGGGAGATAGTAGTATTTGTTGGAGGAAATGAGAAAAGTTGGGGGAGCAGAAGAGTAAGGGGGGTTTAGGTTTCaaggatttgaaatattttaacataGCTCTCTTAGCCAAGCAAGGATGGAGGTTGATTAGGAACCCTTTGTCTTTAGCAACTGTAgcttttaaagagaaatattatagaTAGTCAAGCTTATTTGATGCAAAGCTGAATTCCCAGCCCTCTTTAATTTGGAGTATTTGGCAGGCCAGGGAGTTAGTGAAAGATGGTATAAGGTGGAAAGTGGGTGATGGCAGCAAGATTAAAATATGGGGTGAAAAGTGGTTACCCTCTCCCTCATCTTTTTCTATACAATCACCTATTTCTGTTTTGTAGGCTGAGGCAAAAGTGGCAGAACTAATTGACAAACAAAATGGAGAATGGAAGGAAGGCTTGATTCATATAATTTTCTCTTCCAATgaagttgagtagattttgAGTATCCCCTTAAGTAGAGGCTTGGTACAAGACAAGCTGTTTTGGGGCCCTTCCAAAAAAGGGGACTTCTCTGTGGGCAATGCATACAACTTGCAGTTAGACAGACTAAAGAGTTTACAAGGTGAAAGTTCAAAGGAAGGGTTTGTGGATGAAAGATGGAGCAAGATTTGGAATCTTACAGTTCCTAGTACAGCAAAAATTTTCCTTTGGAAGGCTGGGAACAACTTATTGCCAACAAAGGAGAATTTGTTCAGAAGAAAGGTAGTGACAGAAAAATCCTACCCAATCTGTTTTGCAGAATCTGAAACCACTATGCATGTTCTTTGGGAGTGTCTAGCAGCTAATGATATCTGGGTAGATACAAGATGTGGAGTTCAGAAATGGAATAGAGTAGAAGCTGACTTTATGCTACTATGGGAGAAGATGATAAACAAGTTGAGCAAGAAACAACTAGAACTTGTGGCAGTGTTGTTCAGAAGACAGTGGCTAAGAAGAAATCTGTTTGTGTTCGAAATTAAGATAGTTTGCCCCAAAGTATTGCTGCAGAAGGCAAGTGAATCTTTATTTGACTATAAGGCTGCTCAAGCCCTTCTGAAACAGACAAAACAAAGCCAAGTGGGTGGAAGGGGTGTATTGAAATGGGAAAAACTAGCTACTGGTTTGGTAAAGATAAATTGGAATGCTGCTTTGGATGTGAAGGGTAGAAGAATGGGAGTAGGAATTATCATTAGGGATGAGGAAGGGGAATTTGTACTGTGGATAACCCTATGGTGGCAGAGAGTTATGCTTTGAGGTTGGCTCTAGAACTGTGTGGTGAACTTAATATTCAAAAGGCAATTTTCGAAGGGGATGCAAAATCAATGATTATGGCAGTCCAAAGGGAAGCTGAGGAGCTGTCTATGGTGGGTTCTATAGTGGAAGAtataaagttttcttttcaCAGGAGGCCTAATTggcaattattttttgtttttagagagaaaaatactATAGAACACATGTTAGCTATAGAAAAGCTTtgagttttaaagaaaaattagtatGGATAGAAGAGATGCCAGAATTTATTGTAGATGATCTGGTGAGAGATAGAATTTGTACTTCTTGACTTCTATCAATGAAATATTGAggtttaatttcaaaaaaaaagaaaaaaaaaagagtgatgaTGTTTGGAGATTGTGTCCTCGATCGATCTTATCAAAACTCCTAATTTATAAAATGGCCATTTTGTCCacaatttcagttttttttcttctatataaAAACCTAAACCCGTGACTTGAAGGCAGATTTCCAGGCTGCAGTGGTCAACCCGACCATCACAATCATAAGGTTTAATTACCAAAGGTCACTCAAGTTACCTCATTTTTCAATCACATTACAGTGCCATCAGATTGGCACTGTAAAGCCACTCATTcctatctatatatctatatctatctatatatatatatatatatatatatatatatatatatatatatagaacagaATGTCAGAATGAGAGGTGGAAGTTCCACCGTGGAACAGGAAGATTTGTGCTTACTTTGCGTTTAGGTCAAGTGTCAAACTCATATAAGCATATTccataaatttcttcttttctttaaaaaaagaaaaagaaaaggaaaaacccaTAAAGCCATAGTTATTAATTACTAGGGTCCCGTTTCAAGAGTCAACTGTGCGTGCGTGAAATTAGGCTATTGTTGGTTCTCCATAATACTCTTTGAGTCTTGACCACGACGATCAGATCCATCCTCAGAAGCAGCTTTCTGATGGTCCACTAGAACAACTTTGTGGCCCGCCACTTCAACAACTTCTTGGCCCACATGAAAAAGCTGTGGTAGGGCCCTCTTTCAGAttcagcaatatatatatatatatatatatagacgtcTCTTCTTTGGTGAGGGCAGGTTGAaggagaaatttaaaataaaataatgaaacagaTAAAAAGTTGAGACTTTTATTCAAAAGAgccattttattaaatcttttaCCAATAGAAATTGGGGGTAGTCCAGTCAACCCAACCATCCAATTCTAAGGGAAGATTTTAATGATATACAGCCTCATGAAAACTGTTCTATATGCTTtgcaattatgaaaaatataatattagacaGTCTCCATCAAATTAGGCATAACCCAGATTCAGGCATGAGAGTTCCAATTCCATTGTCCTAGGAAAAGTTGGGCTCAAGGAAACAAGTATTGCTCAAGGAAATAAGGTTAGCAGTAGGGGAGGTTTGGGAATAATCCTGGTTTATAAGGTCTGGAATATGTATTGTGTGTGATAATGGAGGCCCATTACAATTCAACTTCATGCCAAGCTAATAAAAATAGCGACTGAAACAAAAAAGTTTGTGCAGCCCCTTCTACCTCCTGTATCAGACTCCAAAACATTAGCACAAGTTAATTTAAGAATTCCTAACCGTTggatgcttttcttttcttaaaaggCTGATATAGAGGCctcctttttcaaaaaaaaaaaaaaagaataaaattttccaGAAAGAGTATCATTAGGTTAGTTGACTAAAGTATACATCAAAGTTAACATCATGTAACTTCTGACCAGTCACGGATATTATATGAGAAACCATCCAGATCTACGGCCCTTTTTAGGAAGGATAAGATTGGGCTGACATCATTTCAGACCCGGCAAACTTGACGCCTTAGCTTCATTCCACTCATTATCTTCGAATTGGAGCTTA
This window of the Juglans regia cultivar Chandler chromosome 12, Walnut 2.0, whole genome shotgun sequence genome carries:
- the LOC108994730 gene encoding uncharacterized protein LOC108994730 — translated: MEQFRSVMHEGNLYDLGWKWEKFTWSNSHGDDSFTKERLDRAMTNSVWSTLYKDTWVEVLAARTSDHKPLLMHILKLKGKRWERKRWFKYEAGWALEEECERIIKEVWEKKVTAAPQASSVMGLL